The Thiorhodovibrio frisius genome segment ATTCGAGACCCTGTTGGAACAATATCCGCGCGGGGATTTCGCCGACGACAGTCGCTACTGGCTTGGCGAGATTAGCTATCAGGCCAAGGATTACCCTGAGGCGCGCGCCGCCTTTGAGCAACTGATCCAGGACTATCCGTCCAGCCCCAAGGTCCCGGGCGCCATGCTCAAACTCGGTTATCTCGATGCCGACCTAGGCGAGATCGACCAGGCCCGCGCGATGCTTCAGGCTGTGGTGCGAAGCTTTCCCGACAGTGCCGAAGGCCGCCTTGCCGCCAAGCGACTCGCCGAGATTGACAACAGCATGCAGCCCGATGCAGGCAGACGCTAACGCTCATGGTCACGGCCACCCCGGAGGATGAAGCCTGTTGTTTCATGGTAAGGTTGAGTGTTGCTCTGGAATCCCCTAAGAACCACCGCGCGGCGCAATTTGACGATGACAACCCGACTGCGTCAGGTTAAAATAGCCGATTACGGCTGAGTGGCAGAGTGGTTATGCAGCGGCCTGCAAAGCCGTGTACCTCGGTTCGATTCCGGGCTCAGCCTCCATCATTCGCCATCTGCGGGGTTATTTAGCCTGTCCAGGTGTGCCCTATCCAGATGTCGTAGCCGCACTTCTTGCGGCCCCTCCCTCCAAAAATCCACCCTGTCCGATCCTGCCCGGGTGGCGGAATTGGTAGACGCAAGGGACTTAAAATCCCTCGGCTTTTGCTGTGCGGGTTCGAGTCCCGCCCCGGGCACCACTTTATTGATGCTTGCGCGCTGATTGTTGATCATGTGCGCACAAAAAAGGCTTAGAGAATAGCCCTCTAAGCCTTTGTTTGCACGACTGAATTGGTAGCGGGGGCAGGATTTGAACCTACGACCTTCGGGTTATGAGCCCGACGAGCTGCCTGACTGCTCCACCCCGCAACTGAGCCAACCATCATAATGCGTTCGTCACGAAATTGCAACCGGTAGTTTGGCGGTTTCTTTTGGGCCGCCTGATTGTGATGACGAATCGCAATGACGACAAGGCATCGGAATCGCCCGGAGCTGGCCTTGGTGACTGATGGGCGGTTTTCTGGTCCTGGCTTGTTTTGTGCGACCAACACTTGAGAATGATGAGCCTATGGCCACTAAAGACGCGCGACCACCCGGTCTGACCTTGCTCCCTGGCCCCGCTGGTGCCTGGGACGATGCCCGGGTGTCCGGGCCGGTGGTGCTGCGGGAGGCCGATGGTCGTTGGCGCATGTGGTATTACGGCCGCGACACCGGGTTCGATCCTGAGATCAATTTGCCGACCGGGCGCTGCGGTTTGGCGGTTTCTGACGACGGACTGCACTGGGCGCGCGTTCTGGGGCCTTTGACCAATGGTGCTGTGTTCGAGCCGCATCCGGACCCCAAGCGCTTCGATTCCTCCCATGTCGGGGTCAGCGATCTGACCTACGAGAATGGGCTCTATTGGATGTGGTATCTCGGCGGCGACCAGCAGCGCACGCGCATCGGGCAGTTCGAGGTCAAGGGGCTACAGCTGCGCCCTGGCTGCGCAGTCTCACGTGACGGGCTGCACTGGTTGCGGTTGGAAGGGCCTTACTGCGGGGCCTTGCTCGATTTGGGTGCGCCCGGTGAGCCGGACATGGCGGTGTGCGGCTGGCCGCAGGTGCGGCGCTTTCCTGACGGAATCTGGCGCATGTACTACCACAGCCTGGACCCTGCGCGCATGGTGTTTGTTGTCTGCCTGGCGGAATCCAACGACGGGCTAACCTGGACTAAGCGCGGCGAGATTCTAGGGCCGGGGGAAGCGGGCGGCTTCGATGCGCTCGGCATCGGTACGCGACACATCTTTGCGCATCAGGGTCGCTGGCTGATGTTCTACGAGGGCGTTGGCGAGGGCGGCTATCGGTCGATCGGGCTCGCCATCTCCGACAACGGCCTTGACTGGCAGCGCCAGCCGGGACCAGAAAGCAATGGGTCGATTTTTACCCACGCCCCCAAGGGCTCGGGCCGCTGGGATGCCTTTGCGGTTGGCACCCCGCGCGTCGTAGCGCTGCCAGATGGGACCTTCCGTCTCTATTATGTCGGCGCCAATGAGACCCCGGCGGGCTTTGCCGACGAACTAGCCATGGTGCATCAGATCGGCGTGGCCATGAGTGACGGCCCCGACTTCACGCGCTGGGAGCGGTGGTGATGGCGTATAGGCCGCATCAGCGCCAGCCTTTGTGGATGTCTGGGATTTCACCAACAGCTAGGATGAGGTTACGAAAATCTTTCAATCAGGTGTTCGAGAGATCTTCGCCATGCGCGACGCGCGACGCGCGATCCGCTGTGGCCGCGGTCAGCTAGTCGCGCGGCCGCCGAGGGAACCAGCTATACTCGCGCCGGCGCGGCCAGCTTCTTGGCCGCGCTTTTTTTGACCCCTCCGGAGTAACGGTTCAGTGATCGAACGTCTGCGCAACATTGCGATTATCGCCCATGTCGACCATGGCAAAACGACCTTGGTTGATAAGCTTCTGCAACAATCGGGAACCCTCGGCGACCGGTTTGGCCCGGTCGAACGGGTGATGGATTCCAACGACCTGGAAAAAGAGCGTGGCATCACCATCCTGTCCAAGAACACCGCGCTGCGCCTGACGCTGAAGGACCAAGACTACCGCATCAATATTGTCGATACCCCGGGCCACGCCGACTTTGGCGGTGAGGTAGAGCGGGTGCTGTCCATGGTGGACTCGGTGCTGCTGCTGGTCGATGCGCAGGAAGGCCCCATGCCGCAGACGCGCTTCGTCACCACCAAGGCGTTTCAGCATGGGCTGCGGCCCATTGTGGTGGTGAACAAGATCGATAAGCCGGGCGCGCGCCCGAGCTGGGTGGTCGATCAGGTTTTCGATCTCTTTGATCGCCTTGGCGCGAGTGACGAACAGCTGGATTTTCCGATTGTTTACGCCTCAGCCATCAACGGCTACGCCGGCCTGAGCGAAGAGGTGCGCGAGGGCGACATGACGCCGCTGTTTGAGGCCATTGTCGAGCACTGCCCGGCCCCGGCGGTGGATCCGGACGGTCCCTTCCAGATGCAGATATCGACCCTGGACTACAGCTCCTTTGTTGGTGCTATCGGCGTCGGACGGATTCAGCGTGGTGTCCTCAAGCCCAATCAGCAGGTGGTTGTGGTCAAGCGCGATGGTGACCGCCAGCGCGCCAAAGTCGGGCTGGTCTATGGCTACATGGGGCTGGAGCGCAGCGAGGTGAAGGAAGCGCGCGCGGGCGACATTGTGGCCGTCACTGGAATGGATGCGCCCAACGTGTCCGACACCCTGTGTCATCCCGATGCGGTTGAGGCACTGCCCCCGCTGACCGTGGATGAACCGACGGTGACCATGACCTTTCAGGTCAACACCTCACCTTTTGCCGGCAAGGATGGCAAATACCTGACCAGTCGCCAGCTCAAGGATCGCCTAGAGCGTGAGTTGATTCACAATGTTGCGTTGCGGGTGGAGGAGGGCACGGATCCGGAAAAATTCCGCGTCTCCGGCCGCGGCGAACTGCATTTGTCCATTCTGCTCGAGAACATGCGCCGCGAGGGCTATGAAATGGCCGTCTCGCGTCCCGAGGTCATTTTCCGCGAGGTCGATGGAGTCATCTGCGAGCCTTATGAGCAGCTCACAGTCGACCTTGAGGAAGCCAATCAGGGCGCGATCATGCAGGCGCTTGGCGAGCGCAAGGGGGAGCTAAAGAACATGGTGCCGGATGGCAAGGGCCGGGTGCGCCTGGACTACGAAATCCCGTCGCGCGGGCTAATCGGCTTCCAGACTGAGTTCATGTCGCTGACGTCGGGCACCGGCTTAAAGCACCATGTGTTTGACCACTATGGCGCGGCCAATCAGGGTGGCATCGCGCCGCGCCGCAATGGCGCCATGATCGCCAACAGCCAGGGCAAGGTGCTTGGCTACGCGCTCTTTAACCTACAAGATCGCGGCCGGCTGCTGGTCGCGCCCGGCGAGGAAGTCTACGAGGGGCAAGTGGTCGGCATCCACTCGCGCGACAACGATCTGGTCGTCAATCCGCTCAAAGCCAAGCAGCTCACCAACATCCGTGCGGCTGGCTCGGACGAGAACATCCTGCTGACACCGCCGATCCGCTTCTCACTCGAACAGGCGCTGGAGTTCATTGAGGATGATGAACTGGTCGAGATTACGCCGGCCGCCATCCGCATCCGCAAGCGCTTCCTGAAGGAACACGAGCGCAAGCGCGCTAGCAGGGCAAGCAGCTAAGGTTGTTTTCGGGAGCAAGCTGGGCGCCACGACTTCGCCATCAAGGTGTCGGTGTCGTGGCGAAGTGATTCGCCGCGACCTCGGCGCTAAAGCACGCGCAGAAAAGCCGTTTTGAGGTAAGCCGTCTCGGGAATCGCTGGATGAATGGGGTGATCCGGCCCCTGCCCGCCGTCGTAAAGCAATTGTAGCTCGCGCCCGGCACCGCGCCCTGCTTGCTGCAAGTTGCGGTGGAAGGAGTCGCGACTCAGGTGGTGGGAGCAGGAAGAACTGACCAGCAAGCCATCCGGAGTCAGTAGTTCCATGCCCAGCCGGTTCAGGCGCCGATAAGCCAGCTCACCGTCGCGCTGATCTTTGCGTCGCTTGATGAAAGCGGGTGGGTCGAGAATGACGCAATTAAAGCGTTCTCCGGCGTCGCGCAGTTGGCGCAGCGCATCGAAAGCATCGCCTTGCAACAGCTCGCCGATGCGCTCGGCCAGCCCATTGCGATCAGCGCTGGCGCCCACGCGCGCCAGGGCCTCGCTCGAGCTGTCGATGAAGCTGACCTGCTCGGCCCCGGTTGCCGCCGCCGTCAGGCCCCAGGCGCCGAGATAGCAGAACACATCCAGCACCCGACCATTTGGGCGGAAGCGCTGAAGAGCAGCGCGGTTGTCGGCCTGATCGAAAAACCAGCCGGTTTTCTGCCCATGGACCGGATCGATCAGGAACTCAAGCCCGGATTCGCGCAGGCGAATCTCACCGGGGTCATCCCCCAGCACCCATTCAACCTGTTGCTCCAGCCCCTCCAGCGCGCGTACCGGGCTGTCGTTGCGCAGCAACAGGCGCTTGGGTCGTGCGACTTGCTCAAGCGCGGCTAGCACCTCGCCGCGCTCGCGCTCCATTCCGGCGGTAGTGAATTGCACCACCAGCAGCTCGCCATAGCGATCCACCACCAGCCCCGGCAGGCCATCGCTCTCGCCATGCACCAGCCGATAGAAGGGCTGAGCATAGAGCCGCTCGCGCAGTGCCAGTGCCTGATGCAGACGCGCGAGCAACAGCGCCGGGCTTAACGGCTGTGCGCGATCCCGGCTGATCAGACGCGCGCAGATCAGGGAATTGGGATTGACATAAGCATGCCCCAGCCAGCGCCCGCCGCGCGCAAACAGCTCCACCGGCACACCCGGCTCCAGCCCCTTGAGCGGCGAGCGCTCGGTATCGACCTCATTGCTGTAAACCCAGCAATGGCCAGCGAGCAGGCGGCGTTCCTGGTCTTTTTTCAAAAACAACGGGGTGGCTTTCATGGATGCGGCGATTGGTGGCTAGCCTGGGTTTGTGGAAGCTGATGTCCATCGGTCCTGCATGTCAACCAAAGAATGATGGTATCCAAGGCGACCTTTTGCTGGCAGGATGCGGACCATGCAGTGGAAAAATTCTTGGTGTGCCGGGTGTCCTTGTGGTGGGCATCGCCAAGTCTGAATCGCCCGCTTGTTGGCGGTTGGAGAATGGCGGGGCCGGCAGCAATGGCGGCCTGAGAGAAAAGCCCGATGCGCAAGAGGGTACCCATACCAGAACGGCCGGATCAAGGCTGGTCCAGAACGGCTTTAGAATTGATCGGAAGATGGTGCCGAGGAGAGGACTTGAACCTCCACGAGCTTTCGCCCACATGGACCTGAACCATGCGCGTCTACCAATTCCGCCACCTCGGCAGGGGGAGCGGTGCCAGCCAGAACGGCTTGTGCAGAGCCGGGAAGATTAGCCGGGCTGCCGGCGTCTGTCAACTCGCGCGTTGCCCGGTGACTTGATACCCAAACGACATGGATGCGGCCCAAAACCGAAAACGCCAGTGTGACTCGATATCTGACTGGCCGCTTTGATATTAAAAATCGCTTGTCAGCACACCCGGCGGCTTCGGGTACGTTAGACTAGCCGTTTTTCTCAGCCGGAATTATCTTCCATCGTGGCCAGACGCAAAAACTCCCAGTCCGCCAAAGTGCTTGACCCACACCGCGAGCGCGAGGCGAGGAAGTACGATAACCCCATTCCCAGTCGTGAGTTCATTCTCGAGACCCTGACCGAGCGCGGGGTGCCGATGGACGCCGCGGGCGTGGCCAAGGCGCTTAGTCTGTCCGACCCCGAGGAGCAGCTGGCACTCGAGCGGCGTCTGGGTGCGATGGTGCGCGATGGGCAACTGGTGCGCAACCGCCGCGATGCCTTCTGCCTGGTCAATAAGAAGGATCTGATCGCCGGGCGGGTGATTGGCCATCCCGATGGCTTTGGCTTCCTCAAGCCCGATGAGGGCGGGGATGATCTTTATCTGTATCCGAAGGAAATGCGCGCGCTCTTCCATGGTGATCGCATTGTTGCGCGGGTCACCGGGCGCGACCGGCGCGGGCGGCTCGAGGGTGCGGTGGTGGAGATTCTTGAGCGCAATACTCAGTCGGTGGTGGGACGCTTTTATGCCGAAAGCGGCGTTGGCTTCGTGGTGCCGGATAACAAGCGTATCCCCCACGACATTATTATCCCCAGCGATCGGGCGGGAGCAGCCACCAAGGGCCAGATCGTGGTGGCCGAGATCACTGATCAGCCCACCAAGCGCACCCAGCCGCTCGGGCGGGTGCTGGAGGTGCTCGGCGATCACATGGCCGCCGGCATGGAGACCGACATTGCCATTCGCGCCCACGATCTCCCTGTCGACTGGCCCGAGGCGGTGCTGCAACAGATCTCTGGCTTAAGCGAAGAGGTGCCGGAAGCGGCCAAGGCTGGGCGTCTGGATCTGCGCGATTTGCCGCTGGTGACTATCGATGGCGCCGATGCGCGCGATTTTGACGACGCCGTTTATGCCGAGCGCAAGCCCAAGGGTTGGCGGCTTTTGGTGTGCATTGCCGATGTCTCTGCCTATGTGAGCCCCGGGGATGCGCTGGACCAGGAAGGCCGTGCGCGCGGTAATTCGGTCTATTTCCCTGATCGCGTGATTCCCATGCTGCCGGAGGTGCTCTCCAACGGGCTCTGTTCGCTTAATCCCCAGGTTGATCGGCTGTGCATGGCCTGCGAGCTCTATGTGAACCGCGATGGCAAGGTGACCCGTTCGCGCTTTTTCGAGGCGGTGATGCGCTCGGCGGCGCGGTTGACCTATGAGCAGGTCGCCGCCATGCTCGAGGGCGACGCCAAACTATGCGATCAATATGCGCAGCTGCTGCCCCATCTGCATGAGCTGCATCAGCTGTTTCAGTCGCTGCTCGAGGCGCGTGGCGAGCGCGGTGCCATCGATTTCGACACGGTCGAGACCCAGTTCGTCTTCAACGAGCAGGGCCGGCTTGAGGGCATCGAACCGCGCACTCGCAATGACGCGCATCGCATTATCGAGGAATGCATGCTCGCGGCCAATGTCGCCTCCGCGCGCCTGTTCGAGCGCAAGAAGATGCCGGCGCTGTTCCGTATTCACGAGCAGCCCAAGGCGGAGAAGCTCTCCGACCTGCGCGAGTTCCTCGCCGAATTGGGCCTGAACCTGCCCGGTGGCGACAAACCCACCGCCAAGGACTATGGCACCTTGTTGGATTTAGTGCGCGAACGGGCGGATTTTCATTTGATCCAAACCGTACTGCTGCGCTCCATGCAGCAGGCCATGTACAGCTCGGACAATGTTGGTCACTTTGGCCTGGCGTACGAGGGCTATACCCATTTCACCTCGCCCATTCGCCGCTATCCGGACCTGATTGTGCACCGCATCATCAAGCATATTCTGGCGGGTGGCAGCGTGGCGGATTTGGACTACTCCAAGCCCGAGTTACAACAGATTGCTGAGCACTGCTCGGGCACCGAGCGGCGCGCCGACGAGGCCACCCGCGATGCCGCCGACTGGCTGAAATGCGAGTACATGCGCGACAAGCTCGGCGAGCAGTTCGACGGCACCATTGTAAGCGTCCAGGGCTTTGGCCTGTTCGTCGAGCTCGACGATGTTTATGTCGATGGCCTGGTGCACATTACTGCGCTGGATAACGACTTCTACCACTTCGACCCCATCGGCCACCGACTCAATGGCGCACGCACGGGCCAAGTCTATCGGCTCGGCGACCGGCTGCGGGTGCAGGTGGCGGCAGTCAATCTCGATGAGCGCAAGATCGACTTCGTGCTGGCACCCGCGGACAAGAAGTCCGAGGGCGCCAAGCGCTCCCGCCGTCGCGGCAGCCGTAAACGCGCCGCTAGCTGAACCGTGGTCGCAGCGGACTAGCGCAGAGCAAGGGAGAGCAGAGCGAATCACCATGGCCAAGGGGAATGGGAACGCCAAGGCGGGTGGCAGGGGCAAAGCGGATGGCGCGAGTAAAGCCTGCGTCAGTAACGCGGATGGACTGGTGAGAAGCGCAGGTGCCGCGGTCGTGATTGGCATCAATGCCGTGCGCGCGGCCCTGAGCCAGGGCGGGGTGCGCGAGCTGTGGCTTGACCGCGCCCGGCGCGATCGTCGTCTGAATGAACTGGTCGAGCAGGCGCGCGCCGATGGTGTGCCCGTGCGCCAGCAGGCCCGGGATGCGCTCGATGATGCCGCCCGTGGCGGTAATCATCAGGGTGCGCTGGCCTGGACCGATGCGCCCGCCGCTCGCACCGAGGCCGATCTGGACCAGTTACTTGCGGCCGGCCCGCGCGACCCGCTGCTGCTGGTGCTCGACGGCGTCACCGACCCGCATAATCTGGGCGCCTGCCTGCGCTGTGCCGACGGTGCCGGCGCACTCGCGGTCATTGCCCCGCGCGATCGCGCCGTGGGGCTGAATGCCACGGCGGTCAAGGTGGCCAGCGGTGCCGCGGCCAGTGTGCCTTTCGTGCAGGTGACCAATCTGTCCCGCACCTTGACCCAGCTCCAGGAGCGCGGGTTCTGGGTTCTTGGGTTGGCTGGCGAGGCATCGCACAGTCTGTTCGAGCTCGATTTAAAGGGCCCGCTCGCACTGGTGCTCGGCAGCGAGGGTAAAGGCATGCGAAGGCTGACGCGCGAGCACTGCGACCAGCTCGCGGCCCTGCCGATGCGCGGTCAGGTCGAGAGCCTGAATGTCTCGGTCAGCGCCGGGATTTGTCTCTATGAGGCTGTGCGCCAGCGGTTAGCGGCTGCGGCTTAAGCCGAGACCAATGGCAATGTCTGCAGCTCAACCTTATTTTGGAGGCGTCTTGATCAGCTGCGCGCAATTTTCGTCTCTTGGCGCCTGGACGCGCCAGTCCCTGACGGCAACTGTCTTGCTGACATCTCTGCTCAGCGCGGCGGGTTTCGCCAGCGAACGGGCTGGGGAAGTCGCGGACACCGAATCGCTCAATGACCTG includes the following:
- the typA gene encoding translational GTPase TypA — protein: MIERLRNIAIIAHVDHGKTTLVDKLLQQSGTLGDRFGPVERVMDSNDLEKERGITILSKNTALRLTLKDQDYRINIVDTPGHADFGGEVERVLSMVDSVLLLVDAQEGPMPQTRFVTTKAFQHGLRPIVVVNKIDKPGARPSWVVDQVFDLFDRLGASDEQLDFPIVYASAINGYAGLSEEVREGDMTPLFEAIVEHCPAPAVDPDGPFQMQISTLDYSSFVGAIGVGRIQRGVLKPNQQVVVVKRDGDRQRAKVGLVYGYMGLERSEVKEARAGDIVAVTGMDAPNVSDTLCHPDAVEALPPLTVDEPTVTMTFQVNTSPFAGKDGKYLTSRQLKDRLERELIHNVALRVEEGTDPEKFRVSGRGELHLSILLENMRREGYEMAVSRPEVIFREVDGVICEPYEQLTVDLEEANQGAIMQALGERKGELKNMVPDGKGRVRLDYEIPSRGLIGFQTEFMSLTSGTGLKHHVFDHYGAANQGGIAPRRNGAMIANSQGKVLGYALFNLQDRGRLLVAPGEEVYEGQVVGIHSRDNDLVVNPLKAKQLTNIRAAGSDENILLTPPIRFSLEQALEFIEDDELVEITPAAIRIRKRFLKEHERKRASRASS
- a CDS encoding class I SAM-dependent rRNA methyltransferase, which translates into the protein MKATPLFLKKDQERRLLAGHCWVYSNEVDTERSPLKGLEPGVPVELFARGGRWLGHAYVNPNSLICARLISRDRAQPLSPALLLARLHQALALRERLYAQPFYRLVHGESDGLPGLVVDRYGELLVVQFTTAGMERERGEVLAALEQVARPKRLLLRNDSPVRALEGLEQQVEWVLGDDPGEIRLRESGLEFLIDPVHGQKTGWFFDQADNRAALQRFRPNGRVLDVFCYLGAWGLTAAATGAEQVSFIDSSSEALARVGASADRNGLAERIGELLQGDAFDALRQLRDAGERFNCVILDPPAFIKRRKDQRDGELAYRRLNRLGMELLTPDGLLVSSSCSHHLSRDSFHRNLQQAGRGAGRELQLLYDGGQGPDHPIHPAIPETAYLKTAFLRVL
- the rnr gene encoding ribonuclease R; this translates as MARRKNSQSAKVLDPHREREARKYDNPIPSREFILETLTERGVPMDAAGVAKALSLSDPEEQLALERRLGAMVRDGQLVRNRRDAFCLVNKKDLIAGRVIGHPDGFGFLKPDEGGDDLYLYPKEMRALFHGDRIVARVTGRDRRGRLEGAVVEILERNTQSVVGRFYAESGVGFVVPDNKRIPHDIIIPSDRAGAATKGQIVVAEITDQPTKRTQPLGRVLEVLGDHMAAGMETDIAIRAHDLPVDWPEAVLQQISGLSEEVPEAAKAGRLDLRDLPLVTIDGADARDFDDAVYAERKPKGWRLLVCIADVSAYVSPGDALDQEGRARGNSVYFPDRVIPMLPEVLSNGLCSLNPQVDRLCMACELYVNRDGKVTRSRFFEAVMRSAARLTYEQVAAMLEGDAKLCDQYAQLLPHLHELHQLFQSLLEARGERGAIDFDTVETQFVFNEQGRLEGIEPRTRNDAHRIIEECMLAANVASARLFERKKMPALFRIHEQPKAEKLSDLREFLAELGLNLPGGDKPTAKDYGTLLDLVRERADFHLIQTVLLRSMQQAMYSSDNVGHFGLAYEGYTHFTSPIRRYPDLIVHRIIKHILAGGSVADLDYSKPELQQIAEHCSGTERRADEATRDAADWLKCEYMRDKLGEQFDGTIVSVQGFGLFVELDDVYVDGLVHITALDNDFYHFDPIGHRLNGARTGQVYRLGDRLRVQVAAVNLDERKIDFVLAPADKKSEGAKRSRRRGSRKRAAS
- the rlmB gene encoding 23S rRNA (guanosine(2251)-2'-O)-methyltransferase RlmB; protein product: MAKGNGNAKAGGRGKADGASKACVSNADGLVRSAGAAVVIGINAVRAALSQGGVRELWLDRARRDRRLNELVEQARADGVPVRQQARDALDDAARGGNHQGALAWTDAPAARTEADLDQLLAAGPRDPLLLVLDGVTDPHNLGACLRCADGAGALAVIAPRDRAVGLNATAVKVASGAAASVPFVQVTNLSRTLTQLQERGFWVLGLAGEASHSLFELDLKGPLALVLGSEGKGMRRLTREHCDQLAALPMRGQVESLNVSVSAGICLYEAVRQRLAAAA
- a CDS encoding glycoside hydrolase family protein — its product is MATKDARPPGLTLLPGPAGAWDDARVSGPVVLREADGRWRMWYYGRDTGFDPEINLPTGRCGLAVSDDGLHWARVLGPLTNGAVFEPHPDPKRFDSSHVGVSDLTYENGLYWMWYLGGDQQRTRIGQFEVKGLQLRPGCAVSRDGLHWLRLEGPYCGALLDLGAPGEPDMAVCGWPQVRRFPDGIWRMYYHSLDPARMVFVVCLAESNDGLTWTKRGEILGPGEAGGFDALGIGTRHIFAHQGRWLMFYEGVGEGGYRSIGLAISDNGLDWQRQPGPESNGSIFTHAPKGSGRWDAFAVGTPRVVALPDGTFRLYYVGANETPAGFADELAMVHQIGVAMSDGPDFTRWERW